From one Mytilus edulis chromosome 1, xbMytEdul2.2, whole genome shotgun sequence genomic stretch:
- the LOC139516846 gene encoding acid phosphatase type 7-like encodes MHSSKQTWLIYFIFVYVTACMGNFVKPKPAANINEPQQIHIGFGQRLTDIIILWSTKNNDSSVAEYYTGNTNSKAIKGETIHFEGNPLGCQYLHRVYISNLTPGKKYFYKVFGQDSDSTSSQYSFTIPDVKKPLTYMIYGDLGLLSANLQFLKHEVILDPQKYSAIFHIGDIAYDLGSDGGRRGDKFLNAIQPMAAHVPYMTIPGDHELFPGSKDHYRFRFSTPNAGWPMPMYQLWYSLDAGLIHFVCISTEVFFLDKDNIDRQMKWLEEDLEAVNEDRSKHPWIIVLGHRPMYCSVNDDSEDCRKTDSVVRTRLEDIFYKYGVDLFISGHQHLYERTYPVYKNKVLAFSNRNPRATIHFIVGSLGNQYLTEFSSKPGGPWSANVVSAMEMEIYGKVKAFNDTHLFWTANKAMDNGVVDKAWIIQNQHGPFDQVVIPDPLGAAGKQWRKHNQEDDNTFINLNFFYVDKDDYNTRVTVLMFTFIFLIFGICFRKKILNSFRYCCINHDKCKNGQLIPM; translated from the exons ATGCATTCTTCAAAACAGACATGGCttatatactttatttttgtttatgttactgcTTGCATGGGAAACTTTGTAAAACCAAAACCAGCTGCTAATATAAATGAACCACAGCAAATCCACATTGGCTTTGGTCAGCGATTAACCGACATCATTATTTTATGGTCAACTAAAAACAATGATTCTTCAGTCGCAGAATATTATACAGGAAACACAAATTCAAAG GCTATTAAAGGGGAGACAATCCATTTTGAAGGAAATCCATTAGGATGTCAATACCTACACAGAGTATATATTTCAAATCTAACTCCTGGTAAAAAGTACTTCTACAAAGTTTTTGGACAGGATTCAGATTCTACAAGCAGTCAATATAGCTTTACCATTCCAGATGTGAAGAAACCTCTGACATACATGATTTATGGAGATCTTGGTTTACTTTCAGCAAACCTTCAGTTTTTAAAACATGAAGTTATTCTTGATCCACAAAAATATAGTGCTATCTTTCATATTGGAGACATTGCATATGATCTTGGTAGTGATGGAGGGAGAAGGGGGGATAAATTCCTAAATGCAATTCAACCAATGGCAGCTCATGTGCCATACATGACCATTCCAGGAGATCATGAATTGTTTCCTGGAAGTAAAGACCATTATAGGTTTAGGTTTTCAACTCCTAATGCTGGTTGGCCTATGCCAATGTACCAGTTATGGTATAGCTTAGATGCTGGACTAATACATTTTGTCTGCATTTCTACTGAAGTGTTTTTCCTAGATAAAGATAATATTGATAGACAAATGAAATGGCTTGAAGAAGACCTGGAAGCAGTAAATGAGGATCGTAGCAAGCATCCATGGATAATTGTTTTGGGACATAGACCAATGTATTGTAGTGTTAATGATGATAGTGAAGATTGTCGGAAGACTGATTCTGTTGTCAGAACGAGGCTTGAGGATATATTTTACAAGTATGGTGTTGATCTCTTTATAAGTGGACATCAGCACTTATATGAAAGAACTTATCCtgtgtataaaaataaagttCTGGCATTCAGTAATAGGAATCCAAGAGCCACTATCCATTTCATTGTTGGTTCTCTTGGAAACCAGTATTTGACTGAATTTAGCTCTAAGCCAGGTGGACCTTGGTCAGCCAATGTCGTTTCAGCAATGGAGATGGAAATCTATGGTAAAGTGAAAGCTTTTAATGACACCCATTTATTCTGGACTGCTAATAAAGCTATGGACAATGGTGTGGTGGACAAAGCATGGATAATACAGAATCAACATGGGCCTTTTGATCAGGTGGTCATTCCAGATCCACTCGGTGCTGCAGGAAAACAATGGAGGAAACACAATCAAGAGGATGATAACACttttatcaatttgaatttcTTCTATGTTGATAAAGACGATTACAACACAAGAGTGACAGTGCTAATGTTCacttttatttttcttatctttGGCATTTGCTTTCGAAAGAAAATCTTAAACAGTTTCAGATATTGTTGTATTAATcatgataaatgtaaaaatgGCCAGCTCATTCCAATGTAG
- the LOC139516851 gene encoding UBX domain-containing protein 6-like, whose translation MSAIKKFFQKKKMDFKFKKYGEGHKLDEPAQRPPPTHRPVPQPGTSSQPPISSRGDAAVSEEKKRAAAAALARMEQKEKQSKQDENIMSMKARMRREMEAEKKATEKMISQAQAMQGPVEIEKDHSPVISHVLYTCPDIGPAVLPKDQIDAYIHEFLLTQLAEEPEMSSAVMIQTLNKDKEKVKICVETLIKYLDNITNNPGEEKYRKIRMSNKAFKERVSQLNGTDEFLQACGFEIKQLPFEDKEENFYVMSGETAENVERLNGIKEVLSAAEPIQCQLDRALKVFHQSSGSSKFDIPEEFYAINPEELKKEQQRRQEAVEKLGMLRTKAMRERDEMKELRKYRFTLIRVRLPDGILIQGIFKANEKLSCLYDFIRSSLENDWMPFILQTSNGSKLTEETKTMAELGLCPAVVLHFVWDESVMKDVHAAQGGGATSSILKPDIMAQIQSL comes from the exons ATGTCGGCCATAAAGAAGTTTTTTCAGAAGAAGAAGATGGATTTTAAGTTTAAAAAGTATGGTGAGGGACATAAATTAGATGAGCCCGCACAAAGACCCCCACCCACACACAGACCTGTACCACAACCAGGAACCAGTAGTCAACCACCAATTTCTTCCAGGGGAGATGCTGCTGTGTCAGAGGAGAAGAAACGGGCAGCAGCTGCAGCACTGGCAAGAATGGAACAGAAAGAGAAACAATCTAAACAAG ATGAAAACATTATGTCAATGAAAGCTAGAATGAGAAGAGAGATGGAGGCAGAAAAAAAGGCCACAGAAAAAATGATATCACAAGCCCAAGCCATGCAAGGACCAGTTGAAATAGAAAAAGATCATTCTCCTGTGATAAGTCATGTTTTATATACCTGTCCCGATATTGGGCCAGCAGTACTTCCAAAGGACCAAATAGATGCTTATATTCATGAATTCCTTCTTACTCAGCTTGCCGAAGAGCCAGAAATGTCTTCTGCAGTTATGATACAAACTTTAAATAAAGacaaagaaaaagtaaaaatctGTGTAGAaactttaattaaatatttagacaatataacaaataatcctggtgaagaaaaatatagaaaaataaggaTGTCAAATAAAGCATTTAAAGAAAGGGTATCTCAGTTAAATGGAACAGATGAATTTTTACAAGCTTGTGGATTTGAAATTAAACAGCTACCATTTGAAGATAAAGAAGAAAATTTCTATGTAATGTCAGGGGAAACTGCAGAGAATGTCGAGAGGCTTAATGGAATAAAAGAAGTTTTAAGTGCAGCTGAACCAATACAATGTCAACTTGATCGTGCTTTAAAAGTTTTTCATCAATCTTCCGGTTCATCCAAATTTGACATTCCTGAAGAATTTTACGCTATAAATCCTGAAGAGCTTAAAAAAGAACAACAAAGAAGGCAAGAAGCTGTGGAAAAACTGGGCATGCTACGTACCAAGGCAATGCGTGAAAGGGATGAAATGAAGGAACTACGTAAATATCGTTTCACTCTTATAAGAGTAAGATTGCCAGATGGTATCCTTATCCAAGGAATATTCAAAGCTAATGAAAAATTATCTTGTTTGTATGATTTTATAAGATCATCATTAGAGAATGACTGGATGCCATTTATTTTACAAACGAGCAATGGCAGTAAGTTAACAGAAGAGACAAAAACTATGGCTGAGCTTGGTTTATGTCCTGCAGTAGTGTTGCATTTTGTATGGGATGAATCTGTAATGAAGGATGTGCATGCAGCACAAGGAGGAGGAGCTACAAGTTCTATTCTAAAACCAGATATCATGGCTCAAATTCAGTCATTATAA